A window of the Arachis duranensis cultivar V14167 chromosome 5, aradu.V14167.gnm2.J7QH, whole genome shotgun sequence genome harbors these coding sequences:
- the LOC107489861 gene encoding alpha-galactosidase: MNMAWKKGVALWLWLLLLLFITSTSSSSASHRLLLDNNNGSSLLGLTPPMGWNSWNHFDCQINEDLIRQTADAMVSTGLSALGYHYINIDDCWGELNRDSQDNLVAKASTFPSGIKALADYVHSKGLKLGIYSDAGNQTCSKTMPGSLGHEEQDAKTFASWGVDYLKYDNCNNNNISPKERYPRMSKALLNSGRSIFFSMCEWGLEDPATWAPGVGNSWRTTGDIKDNWDSMTSLADQNDKWASYAGPGGWNDPDMLEIGNGGMTTEEYRAHFSIWALAKAPLLIGCDIRALDKTTKELLSNSEVIAVNQDKLGVQGKKVKSNNGLEVWAGPLSGNKVAVILWNRSSSKAKVTASWSDLGLKSATSVHARDLWEHSTTSSVSGEISAELDSHVCKMYVLTPN, from the exons ATGAATATGGCATGGAAGAAAGGGGTTGCGTTATGGTTGTGGCTCCTTCTTCTGCTGTTTATTACTtcaacatcttcatcatcaGCATCTCATCGTTTATTGTTGGACAATAATAATGGATCGTCCTTACTCGGCCTTACACCACCCATGGG ATGGAATAGCTGGAATCACTTTGACTGCCAAATTAATGAAGACTTGATTCGACAAACAG CTGATGCAATGGTGTCAACGGGTCTTTCTGCTTTGGGATACCATTATATCAACATAG atgATTGTTGGGGAGAATTGAACCGAGACTCACAG GACAATTTGGTTGCAAAAGCTTCAACATTCCCTTCAGGAATTAAGGCTCTAGCCGATTATGTTCATAGCAAAGGTTTAAAGTTAGGAATTTATTCCGATGCTGG AAATCAGACATGCAGCAAAACTATGCCTGGATCACTGGGACACGAAGAACAAGATGCAAAAACATTTGCTTCTTGG GGAGTTGACTACTTGAAGTATGATAATTgtaacaacaataatataagCCCCAAAGAGAG GTACCCAAGAATGAGTAAAGCTTTATTAAACTCTGGAAGATCAatcttcttctccatgtgtgaATG GGGATTGGAAGATCCGGCAACTTGGGCCCCGGGTGTTGGAAATAGTTGGAGAACAACTGGAGACATTAAAGATAACTGGGACAG CATGACATCTCTTGCAGATCAAAATGACAAATGGGCTTCTTATGCTGGACCTGGAGGATGGAATG ATCCTGACATGCTTGAAATTGGAAATGGAGGCATGACAACAGAAGAATACCGTGCCCATTTTAGCATATGGGCATTAGCTAAG GCTCCTCTATTGATTGGTTGTGATATTCGGGCCCTTGATAAGACCACAAAGGAACTGCTAAGCAATTCAGAAGTTATTGCTGTAAACCAAG ACAAACTAGGAGTTCAAGGAAAGAAGGTGAAAAGTAATAATGGTTTGGag GTTTGGGCAGGTCCTCTTAGTGGAAACAAGGTGGCAGTGATCTTATGGAATCGAAGCTCATCAAAAGCAAAAGTAACAGCTTCATGGTCTGATTTAGGCCTAAAATCTGCAACTTCAGTTCATGCAAGAGATTTATGGGAG cattcaacaacatcatcaGTTTCAGGAGAAATTTCTGCTGAATTAGATTCACATGTTTGTAAGATGTATGTCCTCACTCCTAACTAA